A single Petrotoga sp. 9PW.55.5.1 DNA region contains:
- a CDS encoding 3-isopropylmalate dehydratase large subunit translates to MPNYKTISEKIFSDHLGREVVAGEIVIVGIDFMMGQDGTSPLAIKTFQEIGAEKVFDPEKIALVIDHNAPSPSEKVSALHKMMRDFTNKNQANFYDIGEGICHQLIPEKGHALPGQIVIGADSHTCTYGAINCFSTGVGSTDLAIAMASGKLWFKVPESIKIVLEGNLPEGVYSKDIALYIINNITANGATYKAVEFEGPVIDNLSVEARFTISNMAVEMGAKVGLMKADEKVKEWVKLRTDKAFKTYEADEKANYEKIYKFDISNLEPQIAKPHTVDNVSPISEVEGTPIQQGLLGTCTNGRIEDLRVAAKILKGKKIKSGVRLIVAPASRDTLIKAMDEGVIKTLIQAGATVVAPGCGPCVGTHNGVPSDGENVISTANRNFKGRMGNNKAFIYLGSPATVAASCLEGKITDPRKYIA, encoded by the coding sequence ATGCCGAATTACAAGACAATATCTGAGAAAATATTTAGTGACCACTTAGGAAGAGAAGTGGTTGCAGGTGAGATAGTAATAGTTGGCATAGATTTTATGATGGGTCAAGATGGAACAAGTCCTTTAGCAATTAAAACCTTTCAGGAAATTGGTGCAGAAAAAGTTTTTGATCCTGAAAAGATTGCTTTGGTTATTGATCATAATGCTCCTAGTCCAAGTGAAAAGGTATCGGCTTTGCATAAGATGATGAGAGATTTTACAAATAAAAATCAAGCTAACTTTTATGATATTGGTGAAGGGATATGTCATCAGTTGATTCCAGAAAAAGGGCATGCTTTACCTGGGCAGATTGTGATTGGTGCGGATTCTCATACATGTACGTATGGTGCTATAAACTGTTTTTCAACAGGCGTTGGTTCTACAGACTTGGCTATTGCTATGGCAAGTGGTAAATTATGGTTTAAAGTTCCTGAAAGTATAAAAATTGTTTTAGAAGGGAATTTACCTGAAGGGGTATATTCAAAAGATATAGCATTGTATATAATTAATAATATTACCGCAAATGGAGCAACTTACAAAGCAGTTGAATTTGAAGGCCCTGTGATTGATAATCTATCAGTTGAAGCAAGATTTACAATATCAAATATGGCTGTAGAAATGGGTGCAAAAGTAGGTCTTATGAAAGCTGATGAAAAAGTAAAAGAATGGGTAAAGCTAAGAACAGACAAAGCTTTTAAAACTTATGAAGCCGATGAAAAAGCTAATTATGAAAAGATATATAAATTTGATATAAGTAACTTAGAACCACAAATAGCAAAACCACACACAGTAGATAACGTTAGTCCAATATCCGAAGTTGAAGGAACTCCGATACAACAAGGTTTATTGGGTACATGTACAAATGGTAGAATCGAAGATTTACGTGTTGCAGCAAAAATATTAAAAGGTAAAAAGATAAAAAGTGGTGTAAGGCTCATTGTAGCACCTGCTTCTAGAGATACATTAATAAAAGCGATGGACGAAGGTGTAATAAAAACTTTAATACAAGCTGGAGCAACGGTTGTAGCACCAGGATGTGGTCCTTGTGTTGGAACGCACAATGGGGTACCCTCTGATGGTGAAAATGTTATTTCTACGGCAAATAGAAATTTCAAAGGAAGAATGGGGAACAACAAAGCCTTTATATATTTGGGATCTCCTGCAACAGTTGCAGCATCTTGTTTAGAAGGAAAAATTACCGATCCTAGAAAATATATAGCTTAA
- a CDS encoding isocitrate/isopropylmalate dehydrogenase family protein, whose translation MMYKVTLIPGDGIGPEITDVVVDVFEHLKAPISWEVVEAGEKEIEKNGTPLPEKVIESIKKNKVALKGPITTPIGKGFRSVNVTLREELGLYANLRPVKSLPGINTRFENVDLVVVRENTEGLYKGIEYKIDEVATAIRVITKKASEKIGFFAFKYAKENNRKKVTAVHKANIQKLTDGLFLDCIREISKNFPEIEYEEKIVDNMSMQLVMNPEKYDVLVAPNLYGDILSDLAAGLIGGLGFAPGANIGENIAVFEAVHGSAPDIAKKGIANPIAILRSSIMLLDYLKLNELSRKLENAISEAVKDKEALTPDLKGKGNTETIKQKIIDHLS comes from the coding sequence TTGATGTATAAAGTTACTTTGATTCCGGGAGATGGAATAGGGCCAGAAATAACCGATGTAGTTGTTGATGTGTTTGAACATCTAAAAGCCCCAATCAGCTGGGAAGTAGTCGAAGCTGGTGAAAAAGAGATTGAAAAAAATGGGACACCACTTCCTGAAAAAGTTATTGAATCAATCAAAAAAAATAAAGTTGCCTTAAAAGGCCCCATAACTACACCCATTGGTAAAGGATTTAGAAGTGTAAACGTTACTTTAAGAGAAGAACTTGGATTATACGCAAATCTAAGACCAGTAAAAAGTTTGCCTGGAATAAATACTAGATTTGAAAATGTTGATTTAGTAGTTGTAAGAGAAAATACCGAAGGTCTTTACAAAGGAATTGAATATAAGATAGATGAAGTTGCAACTGCCATAAGAGTTATAACCAAAAAAGCAAGCGAGAAAATTGGATTCTTTGCCTTTAAATATGCTAAAGAGAACAACAGAAAAAAGGTTACTGCAGTACATAAAGCAAATATTCAAAAATTGACTGATGGGTTATTTTTAGACTGTATAAGAGAAATTTCTAAGAATTTTCCAGAGATAGAGTATGAAGAAAAGATTGTAGATAATATGTCCATGCAATTAGTAATGAATCCAGAAAAATATGATGTTTTGGTTGCACCGAACTTATACGGGGATATTCTATCAGACCTTGCTGCTGGGCTTATAGGGGGGTTAGGTTTTGCACCAGGTGCTAATATTGGAGAAAACATCGCAGTATTTGAAGCTGTTCATGGTAGCGCACCAGATATTGCTAAAAAAGGAATTGCAAATCCCATTGCCATACTTAGATCTTCAATTATGCTTTTAGATTATTTAAAATTGAACGAACTATCAAGAAAATTAGAAAACGCTATTTCTGAAGCTGTTAAAGACAAAGAAGCATTAACCCCGGATTTAAAAGGTAAAGGAAATACTGAAACAATTAAACAAAAAATAATAGATCATCTATCTTAG
- a CDS encoding 3-isopropylmalate dehydratase small subunit translates to MELKGNAHKFGNDINTDYIISGKYKFNTIDMKELSVHLMEDLRPNFYKEIKSGDFIVAGENFGCGSSREQAPLVIKHAGISAVIASSFARIFYRNAINIGLPLIEVPTDNIEEGDLLSVDLEKGIVKNISKNESLNIIPLPVVMLKILQEGGLVSYYKKYGSLESINE, encoded by the coding sequence ATGGAACTTAAAGGAAATGCTCACAAATTTGGTAACGACATAAATACCGATTATATAATATCTGGGAAATATAAATTCAATACGATAGATATGAAAGAACTATCTGTTCACTTAATGGAAGATTTAAGACCGAATTTTTATAAAGAGATAAAAAGTGGAGATTTCATAGTAGCAGGAGAAAACTTCGGTTGTGGCTCTTCTAGAGAGCAAGCTCCGTTAGTTATAAAACACGCAGGCATTAGTGCTGTTATTGCTTCTTCATTTGCGAGAATATTTTATAGAAACGCTATAAATATTGGACTACCCTTAATTGAAGTACCAACTGATAATATAGAAGAAGGCGATTTATTGAGTGTTGATCTGGAAAAGGGAATAGTTAAAAATATAAGCAAAAATGAATCTTTGAATATCATACCTCTTCCAGTTGTAATGTTAAAAATTCTTCAAGAAGGCGGATTAGTTAGTTACTATAAAAAATACGGTTCTTTGGAATCTATAAACGAGTAG